The window AAATCTGTAGTTTTGTTAGCAGGACCAAGGGATCATTGTACAACTTGTATTATGTTATTTAAATGTCCGTTTTGTTGAAATAAACGTCAGTTATAGAACGTTTGACGTACGCGTTCTACagttgacttcttttttttaacaacactgTAAAGCCTTTAGTATTGACTTAAcaatttatatagtttttaaacatttcagtgTTTATTTGAACATGATTCTGTTGCATGACAAGGCACAGGACAGGAAGTTAGATCAACAAAGAAATACAGTGACTACACAACTTGCTTATTCCAAGACtttatacataaatataatCGAAAGTGATCTGATAGAAAAACCAATGCAGGCGCTATTTTACAAATCGTCAGCTTTGTTGGCTGTTAATGATTTTGTTTAATTATTGACAATTTTCGAACACTGATCTGAAAATTCTACAAACAGAGGCTCCTGCATGGCAGCCTTCATCGCATCGTCTTTGCTGTCTGCACTGTCAATGGAGCGCAGTAACTGTCTCAGATGGGGGTTGCACAGAAGATCTCTTAGCTCTTTTGACTGACCTGCagagaaataagaaaacatgaaTTACCCACACccgactttttaaaaaaaaaatatatatatttatatacttaaagcgcccatattatgctcacgttcaggttcataattgtattttaaggttgtaccagaataggtttacatggtttaattttcaaaaaacaccatatttttattatactgcacagctctctctcactgctgcggatcctcttttcagctggtctctgttttagctacagagtgagacctcttttcttcttctgtactatctttgattgcactcacacatgctcagtagctcagatgtagatcatgtcagctagctagctccataaacagtaaaagaaaggctgtttctccaccttcagtcagttacaaggcaggattaactgggagacttctaaatgagggcgcacatgtaagtagttcttttgtagattatggtgaacttgtgtgtgttgtagcagtactttgctattgagaacgaggtagcatgctaacgctacgagctaacggttgcggttagccaactcgtttcggcttgtgacatcacaagccgttgatgattttgaacagctcacccagagactgaaggcaggacacattcagaaactgtatctcactcaaaacagcatggatggaagtttgtatgcgtgtggaagcaccagagacacaaaagaacaccccaaatccaagaaaaagtgtttttttcataatatgggcactttaaagcgtaactctcgccaaaatgcaacctagggtctttttgtgaacgtACCccagtcaaacttttgttttaaaagcatatttaagaCAGAATCGCCACTTtcaagatttaccgtattttcatttttcggtcaaatggccttttgaatgggagagctagggacacttttatgctagcctcgaaatagctatttttaaaacactaagaaggctcgactccaagtatcaccagtggctctacacatgaactcgagcattgagaacacaGCATGCGTTTGTGTAcgcagagtttactaaaaaaaggttttgagcaactcacgttagcagttgttgtttacgctatctgccattttcccagtcaaaaatctccataggaggaaatgtcattcttatatgaggctcctttttcaactgcaaggtcaatattgtgtttcactaacgacagaACAACGAAttatctgtgcatttatatggaactaagcttttggagcatGCTAtttcctccctcgactatttttgactggctcgatagacggcgaccggaagaacaaccgCTACAGTGAGctgttaaaacctttttttagtaaactctgggtacacaaacaatgttctcaatgcttttgttcgtgtgtagagaccctggtcatactttGAGCATGTTGTATCACTCATGACACaactcatgttgtgtcgagccttcttagtggtttaaaaatagctatttcgaggctagcatcaaagtgcccctaggattcccattcaaaaggccatttgaccaaaaaacgaaaatacggtaaatcttaaaagtggcgattccgtcctaaatatgcttttaaacgaaggtttgactcgggtacattcacaaaaagaccctaggttgcattttggcgacaGTTACGCTTTAATCGAGGTGGTCATTAGCGTGTTAGATGAAGGAACATGTGGTGATGCTGCTGTGTGAAGAGACAGACGAAAGGCACTGTCAGATTAATACCTAACAGCTGGAGCCTCTGCAGAGGCACTTTGTCAACAatgtcctcctcttcctgcagAAGATCCTCAACAGTCCACGTCTCTGCAAAGACAGGAAAGCAAAAAGTGCCTTTCACACAGGGCATTGGAAAATTGTGAAGGTTGAACTGTGGTATTTCAATCACTTCATCTCACAGCCTATCTTTGCTGTCACTTAAGtgggatttatgcttctgcggggGCTCTACGCAGAGCTTATGCCATAGCCTAaagtaagtggcctgaagtttatacttgtgcgctggtgtctgCTTCGCTCTAGCGTATCCCTTTAAGAGCATAGcagagccggcgtgtgtgtatgtgtatgtatgcgtgtgtgtgtgtggagtgtctggtagagcgagtgacggtgattagcttcggagcgagtaccgactctagagttatagtgagagaaacaaagtgttaaCCCTCTCcgtctccttgatttcatgttgtttatggagaggGAGAAACCGAAAAATAGGTAggaggaaatgcaacgctagCGGACCAATCGCAGTTGTTGTGATCTGTGTCGCCGTGATGTGTAGTTAAAATTCTTTGAGACGTACATACGTACGTATCTACGGTGTTCATTGAACACAGGACTATAAATTGGGCTTTAATCTACTAAAGggacaattaaattaaaattgacAACTTTGGAAGAATAAACTATTGTTTGTCCAATACAATCATGCAGTAGTGTAATtcaatctctgcatttaacccatcctaagcattaggagcagtggacagccacATTCAGCGTctggggagcaacttggggttcagttaGCCTGatgtcgtcatactcagattctagtcagaatatgagtctgatactgctccattgcgctgtgattatggggcgtgtttcaaccgaaccggaaaagaaaatgcctctgcactcaactggatagacctccaaccaatcagagcaacggagacagacgtcacagaagccGCAAGTCAgaggcaggcttcgacagagcagtttccgtgtcgtgcggacgggtgtggcaatgtgtatacatacgtGATCGTGGTTCTCTGTTccacttttaaaatgaatgcgctgtcgatatcttctaaaacatctacacatctcaattctccagcggcagccatctttgttgtaaacaaattcaacccaagcgctctttggtgacgtggttgattacgttactgttgatcatctgtccatcgtataaagcccgccctgacaatttgattggtccgaaacagctctggttcgagcatagttcctccacaacggatcaagtccagaccgaactttccggcctcaaatgttgtgggcggggctaagtttggctggcatccaggctagggttcagtgtcttgctcaaggacactttgaaaTATGGCCGGAGGAgccagggatcgaaccgccAATTTTGTGGTTGAGGGTCGACCCGCTCTACCTCTGAGCAACAGGAACACAAATATTTCCCACCACATACCCACTCTCTAGCTCAGTGAAATGCACAGCTTGGTGACAATAGAtaatcacagtagtatattgttTACTATCCGTCTAAATACAGTAATTGTTCACAATTTTCATGATTAAAGTGAATACACTAAAATGTCATACAAGATGATAAGCCCTCTGTTTACATGAATTTgactttttgaatgttttttattactttgtCCATGTTGCCCCACCtattataatatatttgatTTGCGCTCTTGCTGGCTGATATGGACacactatacaaaaaaaatagaataacaggaatgatcagagaaaTAATACCATACCAGTGTTGAAAGAATCCTTCACTTCAGGCTCAATAGGTGCAGGCTGCTCAACAGGAAGGCAAGTGTCTGTGGGCAAACAAAGAATTTTGATTATGGATCAGTGGATGATGAGCAGCGCCCTCTTATTATGATCGCAGCTTGTCTAAACAGCACATAACTCCATCACTTCAATACTGAGATCAAGCTTATTTACCTTTATGCCTCTTGTAACAGCCAAGTGAACAACTGTAAGAGTAAGAAcacaataattataaaaaaataaataaaaagaaatgatcTGCCAGATCATAATAATGATCTCTGTGCAACACTGAAACAAGGtaatacacagtatatatacacatatgtatgtTAACgtgtttaaatataaaaagggGATTCCATCTATTAATAGTAGTAAGTGTTTCCTAAGTTTAAAATCAGAGTGAATtaaatgaatggatgagttaAATAATGAACCAATCATCAAATAATTCATGGCATGATTCGTTCTTtttttgaattattattattctttattaTACATTGTGAACAGACATTCAGCAGGTCATGGACATTCTAAGCCTACAATTAAAGattccagtttaaaaaaaaaaagaatacatatCAAATGATacatgaaaaaaagtaaaacataagGTGTCATTATTTGTTCTTCAGAATAGTGGTAGGTTCATATGACGTCAAAACGCAAATGGTTTTGACCTACGTAGGTTGCCGTCCCATGTGGTGTTGATGTCCAAATTTGTTTTCACGTGTAACTTTAAGGACATTGCTTTAAGTCAGTGGTATGGTTCTCAGTTCTGATGTTTAGTTACACGCGTCCCCGTGTGTTGAAATGAACCAGTGTCATGATCGTAAACGTAACGTTCACTGTAACTAAATCGGAATGTAGCTTTAACGTTAGCTCTTAGTAGATAAGGCTGCTATTTGTAAATTTTTAATAGGCCTAGCTACTCTTTTAAGTCAGGTTATATATACTTAATGTTACTGATGTGCCAGAACAACAGAGAATATATTGCTCTCCATTCTCAAATAACGTTCCGTTTCTTACTTTAGCCAAACAACTCGGAAGCTAACGTTAAGGCTAGCTAGATAGCTATCTTACAGACGTTACTTACTATCTTATTTTGCAGGCTGGGCATCTGTATTTCGGTGTATGTTCGCTGCACACACTGCATATCTGCATCCTGgccaatagaaaaaaaagaaatgacgaACAAATTGGTCACACAGACAATATTATGTCTATGAGCAGCTCATACATGTGTGAAGACTACGGAACCTACGATATCGATTCCGGTTGGGAAATActtccttcaaaataaaagcatatgaCTTCCCTCACGGTTCAGCCAGTAGTCCAACACTGATTAAACTCAAACACTGGTGTTGGCGAGCATCTGGTTCAGCTGAAGAACACTTGCTTAACCGTGtcattcatcatttatttatgtattttttttcgaTTACTGCAGTGTACTTTCCACATCCTGTAGATGCAGATATTTATTGTCACTGCTTAGTACTTATTATCCGGTAAAAGGAGATTTAGGAGTCTTGGATAGGGTAAAGGTGGTTTGCAGTCAGTTTCTACAATTAAGTCAAGTGACACCCCAAATAGCTTATATCAGTAAAAATGatcatacaatttaaaatgcaCAAAGGGATAGAGGAATATATTCTGCTTTTAGAGAAACTAAAACATGAAACTGTAACAAACCTGTAATGCAGCCTACTTAACAGAACAAAACcagttttttatattatatatatatatatatatatatatatatatatatatatatggattcATTTATGAGtaatagaaataaaacaatCCAAGCTGGTTTAGTTAtcatttttattgaatcaaaatataatatattctgCCCCTGCAGAAATGACTACATCTATCTCTATATGTTTATCAAGCACACACCActgacatatatacacacacacacactatatatatatatatatatatatatatatatatatatatatatatatatatatatatatatatatatatatatatatatatatatatatatatatatatatacacacatatatacacacacacacatactatatatatatatatatatagcctaacACAAAAACTATTCTTGCAAAGCTGCAACTTGACAGTAGCAGGTCTTGTTACACAGTATGGAATGGCGAGCTGTCTCGTGACTGATTACTGGGCATTTTCCCGGTGTCACATCGCTCCATTCTCTGAGTCAGGGAAGGCGGAGAACCTTGGCCATAGTCAACATCAGGAATCTTTGTATTCGGATCTGTGTGGAAATAAGAATGAAGTGTTTATCACAAAACATATCCTGCAATTTggactataaataaaatgtcagaaaatactcAAATAGGTTTATCACATTTCCCAAAACCTATGTTGACATATTCCACTTGTTTTATGTGACCAacagccaacaacaacaaattctcacatttgaaaagctgcaaaaaaagctattttgcctataaaaatgactcaaatgaGTAAACAGTCATCTAAATTATTGCCGGTTAATTATGTCGgttgactaattgattaatcgtttcagatatttgtgttgttgttttacgATGCTGTTATGTTAACAATTAATCCAATTATAGCAAAAGTTTCAGATCAGTCAATGTTGCACCTGTGCAAAAATGGAGCATGGTTGAATTTGATGATGGTGCAAACAAAATAGCTGAACAAAAACATGCAGAAAAAGGGGAAACGCTTGATGCAACTGTGTATGGCTCTACCTATAAGAGTGACCTCATAGGtggaaaacaaagcaaacaggAATTTTCAAGCATAGCTTACAACTATCCTCCTGACTGTGATCACAAAAGCAGACGTTGTTCACCTTAATATTTATGGGGGTAATCGGCTCAGTAGTTATGTAAATACCCAAGTAGGAGgtcgtttttttcccccatcacACAGGAAGATTGTTAAAAGGggttttcaaccctattttcagACTAAAAAGGCACCTTGTTACCTGTAAACATTGAGGAAAGCCATCAAGACGACGAGATCTTTGTTCTCCTGCGTTTAATTTCGCTGTTGTGATATTTTTCTGCTATCTTCCTCTCGTGTCCTGCGGGGGAATGGCGGTTAGTGTTAAGCTCGATTTCTCTCTTGGATCTCCCTTTGCCACAAGCATGGCACGAGTATTCGAGCATATTATAATAGTCATATTGATCGTAATGTGCTTCCTCGAAAGAAACAAATCTTTCCATGTCTGTCGCCATTTGGAGACGGAATGCAGCCGTTTTTACCAGACGAGTCGGAGAGCGAGTAAACAGATGAAGTCACCAGCTGTGTTTATATACATGGAGTCACGTGATCATGGCTGTGCTACTTTTTCACGGAGTATGCTAAATATTTATGAACTGTGCTTTCATACATATATTGTGCTGGTTATATTTAGCTATTTATTCTTAGTTCGATCGATGTTATTTCACTGTGTAAGCATTTTTGTCCCCATGTTCAAATGTTAGattgaatgtttgtgtgtgtgtgtgtgtgtgtgtgtgtgtgtgtgtgtgtgtgtgtgtgtgtgtgtgtgtgtgtggggggggttgtTAAGTGTGTTATTTAGAATATAAAGTGTGTTATGTGTGGCAGactaaacaacaaaatatcaaaTCAATGTTGGACATCAAAATTGATGGAATTAACAATGTTGCTAACTAACGCAAGTAGCCTGCGTTTAATAATCCTAATAAGTGATTGAAATGTGTTTGGGTTTGTAAATAAATGTCGAAGGAAGTTATGGTAATAATTTAGGCTATAGTGATAGTGATTGACAGCATGTGTAGGCATATAGACATCAATGCACAGAACATAAACATACACTTAACTGTTACTTTGATATAAAGAATTTAACACGTCTGCATTGTTGGAAACTAATGTATGGCCCGACGATTTGCTTGCATATTAGATGATTAAAATGTGTCCGCATAGAAAGCCGTGTTTAGTGTTTATATGTACTGTTGTTCCTTAGCTCAGTGGCCCGCCCCTAACGGTGTGGCACGTCCTGACGCTTTTCCACGTCGCAGTCCTGTCTCAGGCGAACTCGCTGCGTATGTATGCGTGTCTCCAGCTAGGCCAGAGAGTGATGGCGGCGCCCGTCCTGAGAGTGTCCACCCCTCGGTGGGAAAGAATAGCTAGGCTTCTTGTTTGCTTGTTAGGCATACTGTTGTCTCTTTATGCCTTTCACGTCGAGAGGGAAAAGGCTCGGGATCCGAGTTATAAGGCTATGTGCGACGTCAGCAGCTCCATCAGCTGTTCAAAAGTGTTCAGCTCAAGGTAATTTGAATTCAGCAAAGAGCGCTCAATGAAGCTGCCTGCTATTGTGGTAATCTGGGAAGGGCTGCAAGGTTCTAACTGTCAAATGCTCTCAGCTAGCATGTGCCGGCTACCCGCTACCGCTAAGGCTAACTGCACAATATAACTTCCGGCGTGCTGCAAGCTGGCTGCTAGTTAAATAACCTGTGACGAATAAGTTAACTTTTAGCTTATCATTTAATAGGCACATCATTAGCTATCTAGCTCGATGAAGCTAACTTtgctaactgttagctaacgCAACCCATCCATTTGTTAACGTAATACTTCTTAGCCAGTTAGCTATCAACAGTGAGCCGTCAGCATTGTTAAATTCAATCAATCGATAAATTGCCGATAGCTGAcgctaacgttaactggtcGTACTAATGCCCTCTATGTATGAAAGGCTAACACATCTGTAACACCAACTTTAGCGCAAAAGTTGACGGTCGCTTATTCAGACTAACGTTATTGTTGCATGTGTGTTGTTGCTGGATGAGTCCATTCATTCCGCCTATCAAAACTAGGACTTTTAGTGGTTAACTGACTTAATGTTGATAAGTTCGGGTAACTTTTTAACCTACTGTCACGCTGCTGTCATTAGCTGCCATGCTAATGTCACCGGGCAGCTATTAGTCTGTCCAAGGGGTTAAATCCTACACCCTAGCCATCTAAAGGGACAGTACAGTGCTCAGAACTGCTGCAGAAGTCAGTGGAGGGGACTGTAACAACGTTACCATAAAGTTTCAGTCATACTTTGTATCATTGTTACACAGATGGCTAACAGATAAAGCTGTTGCTAGAGTT is drawn from Sander vitreus isolate 19-12246 chromosome 13, sanVit1, whole genome shotgun sequence and contains these coding sequences:
- the znhit3 gene encoding zinc finger HIT domain-containing protein 3, producing the protein MQICSVCSEHTPKYRCPACKIRYCSLGCYKRHKDTCLPVEQPAPIEPEVKDSFNTETWTVEDLLQEEEDIVDKVPLQRLQLLGQSKELRDLLCNPHLRQLLRSIDSADSKDDAMKAAMQEPLFVEFSDQCSKIVNN